In the genome of Labrus mixtus chromosome 21, fLabMix1.1, whole genome shotgun sequence, one region contains:
- the csdc2a gene encoding cold shock domain-containing protein C2a, with protein sequence MSDPDPSSPADPPLPLTSPRTPLQLSFPFLREGSRVWERERKPPQPGELPSPLPTKRTRTYSATVRARSGPVYKGVCKNFSRSQGHGFIRPSRGGEDIFVHISDIDGEYVPMEGDEVTYKVCPIPPKNQKIQAVDVVITHLNPGTKHETWSGQIISS encoded by the exons ATGTCAGACCCTGATCCTTCATCACCAGCTGACCCTCCGCTGCCACTCACCTCCCCCCGGACCCCCCTGCAGCTCTCTTTCCCCTTCCTAAGGGAGGGCAGTCGGGTTTGGGAGCGGGAGAGGAAACCGCCTCAGCCCGGAGAGCTGCCCAGCCCACTGCCCACCAAACGCACCCGCACATACTCAGC GACAGTGCGAGCGAGATCAGGTCCAGTATACAAAGGGGTGTGTAAAAACTTCTCCAGGTCTCAGGGTCATGGATTCATCCGCCCCTCTCGCGGAGGAGAGGACATCTTTGTCCACATCTCTGA CATTGATGGAGAGTACGTACCTATGGAAGGGGACGAGGTCACGTACAAGGTGTGTCCCATCCCTCCCAAGAACCAGAAGATCCAGGCTGTCGATGTAGTGATCACCCACCTGAATCCAGGCACAAAGCATGAGACCTGGTCAGGTCAGATCATCAGCTCCTAA
- the aco2 gene encoding aconitate hydratase, mitochondrial, producing MATYCLTVARLQLALGHGARRLHVSAAYRAKANVSMSRFEPTAFVNYEKLQSNVDIVQKRLNRPLTLSEKIVYGHLDDPHNQDIDRGRTYLRLRPDRVAMQDATAQMAMLQFISSGLPRVAVPSTIHCDHLIEAQTGGVSDLAKAKEVNLEVYNFLASAGAKYGVGFWKPGSGIIHQIILENYAYPGVMLIGTDSHTPNGGGLGSICIGVGGADAVDVMAGIPWELKCPKVIGVKLTGSLSGWSSPKDVILKVAGILTVKGGTGAIVEYHGPGVDSISCTGMATICNMGAEIGATTSVFPYNHRMRTYMEKTGRAEIAALSDEYSHLLVPDEGCEYDQLIELNLDELKPHINGPFTPDLAHPVSEIGAVAEKNGWPLEVKVGLIGSCTNSSYEDMGRAASVAKQALDKGLTCKAQFTVTPGSEQIRATIERDGYSKILGDVGGVVLANACGPCIGQWDRRDVKKGEKNTIVTSFNRNFTARNDANPATHAFVTSPEIVTALAIAGTLNFNPETDYLTAANGEKFKLDPPNGDELPSKDFDPGQDTYQHPPPDGQSLKVNVSPESNRLQLLEPFDRWSGGDLEDLKVLIKVKGKCTTDHISAAGPWLKFRGHLDNISNNMLIGAVNSENDGINKIKNQLTGEYGGVPDVARHYKANGVSWVVVGDDNYGEGSSREHAALEPRHLGGRAIIVKSFARIHETNLKKQGVLPLTFNNPSDYDKIRPDDKISIQGLKTFTPGKPLIALVKHSDGSEETLEMNHSFNETQIDWFKAGSALNRMKELQH from the exons ATGGCAACCTACTGTCTTACAGTTGCCCGGCTCCAG CTGGCTCTGGGCCATGGTGCGCGGCGCCTGCATGTATCAGCTGCCTACAGAGCCAAGGCCAATGTGTCGATGAGCCGCTTTGAGCCCACAGCCTTCGTTAACTATGAGAAGCTCCAGTCAAATGTTGACATCGTGCAAAAAAG ACTCAACCGTCCTCTCACCTTGTCAGAGAAAATCGTGTACGGCCACCTCGATGACCCCCACAACCAGGATATCGATCGTGGTCGCACTTACTTGCGCCTGCGTCCAGACCGTGTCGCCATGCAGGACGCCACAGCCCAGATGGCGATGCTCCAGTTCATCAGCAGCGGCCTGCCCAGGGTGGCCGTGCCCTCCACCATCCACTGTGATCACCTGATCGAGGCCCAGACCGGGGGAGTGAGCGATCTGGCCAAAGCAAAG GAAGTCAACCTGGAGGTCTACAACTTCCTGGCCAGTGCTGGGGCAAAATATGGAGTTGGTTTCTGGAAACCAGGCTCTGGAATCATCCATCAG ATCATCCTGGAGAACTACGCCTACCCTGGAGTAATGCTGATTGGAACAGATTCCCATACTCCAAATGGTGGTGGACTTGGATCCATCTGCATTGGAGTTGGAGGTGCAGATGCTGTAGATGTCATGGCAGGAATCCCTTGGGAGCTCAAGTGCCCAAAG GTgattggtgtgaagctgacaggAAGCCTCTCAGGCTGGTCGTCCCCTAAAGATGTCATCCTGAAGGTGGCGGGCATCCTGACAGTGAAGGGCGGCACTGGAGCCATCGTGGAATACCACGGACCGGGAGTGGACTCCATTTCCTGCACCG GAATGGCCACCATTTGCAACATGGGAGCAGAGATTGGAGCCACAACCTCAGTGTTCCCCTACAACCACCGCATGAGGACCTATATGGAGAAGACCGGACGTGCAG AGATCGCTGCCCTGTCGGACGAGTACTCTCACTTGTTGGTGCCAGATGAAGGCTGCGAGTACGACCAGCTCATCGAGCTGAATCTAGACGAG CTGAAGCCCCACATCAACGGACCCTTCACCCCTGACCTGGCCCACCCAGTGTCTGAAATAGGCGCCGTGGCTGAGAAGAATGGCTGGCCGCTGGAGGTGAAAGTTG GTCTGATCGGCAGCTGCACCAACTCCAGCTACGAGGACATGGGCCGCGCCGCCTCTGTGGCCAAGCAGGCTCTGGATAAAGGCCTGACGTGCAAAGCTCAGTTCACAGTCACCCCCGGCTCTGAGCAGATTCGTGCCACCATCGAAAGAGACGGATAT tCAAAGATCCTGGGTGATGTTGGAGGCGTGGTCCTGGCTAACGCATGTGGACCCTGCATTGGACAGTGGGACAG GCGTGATGTCAAGAAGGGAGAGAAGAACACAATCGTcacttcctttaacaggaactTCACAGCCAGGAATGATGCTAACCCCGCAACACACGCCTTTGTAACCTCCCCTGAG ATTGTCACCGCCCTCGCAATCGCCGGCACGCTGAACTTCAACCCAGAGACGGATTACCTTACAGCCGCTAATGGAGAGAAGTTCAAGCTGGACCCCCCCAACGGAGACGAACTACCTTCCAAGGACTTCGACCCCGGTCAGGACACCTACCAGCACCCTCCCCCTGATGGCCAGAGCCTGAAGGTTAACGTCAGCCCCGAGAGCAACCGCCTCCAGCTGCTGGAGCCTTTTGACAGATGGAGTGGTGGTGATCTGGAGGACTTGAAGGTCCTCATCAAG GTTAAGGGCAAATGCACCACAGACCACATCAGCGCAGCCGGACCTTGGCTGAAGTTCCGCGGGCACCTGGACAACATCTCCAACAACATGCTGATCGGTGCAGTGAACAGCGAGAACGACGGCATCAACAAGATCAAGAACCAGCTGACGGGAGAGTACGGGGGAGTTCCTGATGTGGCCCGTCACTACAAG GCAAACGGTGTTTCCTGGGTGGTGGTGGGAGATGACAACTACGGTGAGGGCTCCAGCAGGGAGCACGCCGCCCTGGAGCCCAGACATCTGGGAGGAAGAGCCATCATTGTCAAGAGCTTTGCCAGGATTCACG AGACTAACTTGAAGAAGCAGGGAGTGCTGCCACTGACCTTCAACAACCCATCAGACTATGACAAGATCCGCCCCGATGACAAGATCTCCATCCAAGGACTCAAAACCTTCACTCCTGGAAAG CCTCTCATCGCCCTCGTGAAGCACAGCGACGGCAGCGAGGAGACCCTGGAGATGAACCACAGCTTCAACGAGACACAGATCGACTGGTTCAAAGCAGGCTCCGCCCTCAACAGGATGAAGGAGCTGCAGCAttga